From Paracoccus suum, the proteins below share one genomic window:
- a CDS encoding bifunctional sulfate adenylyltransferase/adenylylsulfate kinase: MTQPNLSPIPELYVSPDSAQKLKLAAGSMPSWDLTPRQICDLELLMNGGFSPLKGFMNEADYNGVVSEMRMADGTLWPMPITLDVSEGFAGEIEPGTDIALRDQEGVILAIMSVTDKWVPNKSVEAEGVFGADDLAHPTVNYLHNTAGPVYLGGPVTGLQPPTHYDFRGRRDTPNELRSMFRKLGWRKIVAFQTRNPLHRAHQELTFRAAREAQANLLIHPVVGMTKPGDVDHFTRVRCYEAVLDKYPQATTHLSLLNLAMRMGGPREAVWHGIIRRNHGLTHMIVGRDHAGPGKNSQGNDFYGPYEAQELFRKHQDEIGVEMVDFKQMVYVQERAQYEPADEIEEGATVLNISGTELRRRLREGLEIPEWFSFPEVVRELRRNAPPRAQQGFTVFFTGLSGSGKSTIANALMVKLMEMGGRPVTLLDGDVVRKHLSQELGFSKEHRDINIKRIGYVASEITKNGGIAICAPIAPYTATRRSVREMIEAFGAFIEVHVATSLEECERRDRKGLYKMAREGKIKEFTGISDPYETPESPELRVDTAGVDVDYAAQQVLLKLEQMGLIGPGNASVS; the protein is encoded by the coding sequence ATGACCCAGCCGAACCTGTCGCCGATCCCCGAACTCTATGTCAGCCCCGACTCGGCGCAGAAACTCAAGCTTGCGGCGGGCAGCATGCCCAGCTGGGACCTGACTCCGCGCCAGATCTGCGATCTGGAACTGCTGATGAACGGCGGCTTCTCGCCGCTGAAAGGCTTCATGAACGAGGCCGACTACAACGGCGTCGTCTCGGAAATGCGGATGGCCGACGGCACCCTGTGGCCGATGCCGATCACGCTGGACGTCAGCGAAGGTTTTGCCGGCGAGATCGAGCCGGGCACTGATATCGCCTTGCGCGATCAGGAGGGCGTAATCCTGGCCATCATGTCGGTCACCGACAAATGGGTGCCCAACAAGAGCGTCGAGGCCGAGGGTGTGTTTGGCGCCGACGATCTGGCGCACCCGACTGTCAACTATCTGCACAACACCGCCGGCCCGGTCTACCTGGGTGGCCCGGTCACTGGCCTGCAGCCGCCGACGCATTACGATTTCCGCGGCCGCCGTGACACGCCGAACGAATTGCGCAGCATGTTCCGCAAGCTGGGCTGGCGCAAGATCGTCGCCTTCCAGACGCGCAACCCGCTGCACCGCGCGCACCAGGAACTGACCTTCCGCGCGGCCCGTGAGGCGCAGGCCAACCTGTTGATCCATCCGGTCGTCGGGATGACCAAGCCGGGCGACGTCGACCACTTCACCCGCGTGCGCTGCTACGAGGCGGTGCTGGACAAGTATCCGCAGGCCACCACGCACCTGTCGCTGCTGAACCTCGCCATGCGCATGGGCGGCCCGCGCGAGGCTGTCTGGCATGGCATCATCCGCCGCAACCACGGTCTGACCCACATGATCGTCGGCCGCGACCACGCAGGCCCGGGCAAGAACAGCCAGGGCAACGACTTCTACGGCCCCTATGAGGCGCAGGAGCTGTTCCGCAAGCATCAGGACGAAATCGGCGTCGAAATGGTCGATTTCAAACAGATGGTCTATGTGCAGGAGCGCGCCCAGTACGAGCCGGCGGACGAGATCGAGGAAGGCGCGACCGTCCTCAACATCTCGGGCACCGAACTGCGCCGCCGCCTGCGCGAGGGGCTGGAGATCCCCGAGTGGTTCAGCTTCCCCGAGGTGGTGCGCGAGCTGCGTCGCAACGCGCCGCCCCGCGCCCAGCAGGGTTTCACCGTGTTCTTCACCGGCCTTTCGGGCAGCGGCAAATCCACCATCGCCAACGCGCTGATGGTCAAGCTGATGGAGATGGGCGGCCGTCCGGTCACGCTTCTGGACGGCGATGTAGTCCGCAAGCACCTCAGCCAGGAGCTGGGCTTCTCGAAAGAGCACCGCGACATCAACATCAAGCGGATCGGCTATGTCGCGTCCGAAATCACCAAGAACGGTGGCATCGCCATCTGCGCGCCGATCGCGCCCTACACCGCCACCCGCCGTTCGGTGCGCGAAATGATCGAGGCGTTCGGCGCCTTCATCGAGGTGCACGTCGCGACCTCTCTGGAAGAGTGCGAGCGCCGCGACCGCAAGGGCCTCTACAAGATGGCGCGCGAAGGCAAGATCAAGGAGTTCACGGGGATCTCGGACCCCTACGAGACGCCCGAGTCCCCCGAGCTGCGCGTCGACACCGCTGGCGTCGATGTCGATTACGCTGCCCAGCAGGTGCTGCTGAAGCTCGAGCAGATGGGCCTGATCGGTCCGGGCAACGCGTCGGTTTCCTGA
- the purE gene encoding 5-(carboxyamino)imidazole ribonucleotide mutase, with the protein MTPPVGIIMGSQSDWPTLREAANILDEMGIAYEARIVSAHRTPDRLWSYGVEAADRGLKVIIAGAGGAAHLPGMMASKTRLPVIGVPIQTRALGGIDSLYSIVQMPKGFPVATMAIGAAGAANAGLMAAAILALGDDALGRRLDDWRAALSASIPQEPIDEQP; encoded by the coding sequence ATGACCCCTCCCGTCGGCATTATCATGGGCAGCCAGTCCGACTGGCCGACCCTGCGTGAGGCGGCGAACATCCTCGATGAAATGGGGATCGCCTACGAGGCCAGGATCGTCAGCGCGCACCGCACCCCCGATCGCTTGTGGAGCTATGGGGTCGAGGCGGCAGACCGGGGCCTAAAGGTCATCATCGCCGGCGCCGGGGGCGCTGCGCACCTGCCGGGCATGATGGCGTCCAAGACGCGGCTGCCGGTGATCGGGGTGCCGATCCAGACCCGCGCCCTTGGCGGAATAGACAGTTTGTATTCGATCGTTCAGATGCCCAAGGGCTTTCCGGTCGCGACCATGGCTATCGGCGCTGCCGGGGCAGCCAATGCCGGGCTGATGGCGGCGGCGATCCTCGCCCTTGGCGATGATGCGCTGGGGCGGCGGCTCGATGATTGGCGCGCCGCCCTGTCCGCATCGATTCCACAGGAGCCTATCGATGAGCAGCCTTGA
- a CDS encoding GNAT family N-acetyltransferase, with amino-acid sequence MISLHRLAPDEAERLAGLRIAPGQDAFVSAGREMITDQTEGLSLHEVRGADGDAIGMFKLDPLYHQRHDFAGTRDLGLRGFLIDSHLQGRGIGAATLAALGDHARAEYPEFDRVVLTVNLENTVARRAYLSAGFEDRGELYLGGARGPQHILWLDLRADR; translated from the coding sequence GTGATCTCGCTGCATCGGCTGGCACCGGACGAGGCCGAACGTCTGGCCGGGTTGCGCATCGCGCCCGGCCAGGATGCCTTCGTATCCGCCGGCCGAGAGATGATCACCGACCAGACCGAGGGCCTGAGCCTGCATGAGGTTCGCGGTGCTGACGGCGATGCCATCGGCATGTTCAAGCTGGATCCCCTTTATCACCAGCGCCACGACTTTGCCGGCACCCGCGATCTGGGCCTGCGCGGCTTCCTGATCGACTCGCATCTCCAGGGGCGCGGGATCGGGGCCGCCACGCTGGCGGCGCTGGGCGATCATGCGCGCGCGGAATACCCCGAATTCGACCGGGTCGTCCTGACGGTAAACCTGGAAAACACCGTCGCGCGCCGGGCCTATCTGAGCGCCGGGTTCGAGGATCGGGGCGAGTTGTATCTGGGCGGCGCGCGAGGTCCGCAGCATATCCTGTGGCTGGACCTGCGCGCGGACCGCTAG
- a CDS encoding YdcH family protein: MSAAEMAEAELRVARAQHRELDAQIAGLAGQGPLSCSLEMQRLKRRKLQLKDRIARLEDVVTPDIIA; this comes from the coding sequence ATGTCCGCGGCCGAGATGGCCGAAGCCGAATTACGGGTTGCACGCGCCCAGCATCGCGAGCTAGACGCGCAGATCGCCGGTCTGGCGGGGCAGGGACCGTTGTCCTGCAGCCTCGAAATGCAGCGGCTGAAGCGGCGCAAGCTGCAACTGAAAGACCGAATCGCGCGGCTCGAGGACGTGGTTACCCCTGACATCATCGCCTGA
- a CDS encoding 5-(carboxyamino)imidazole ribonucleotide synthase, with amino-acid sequence MSSLEFPTAALRPGGVIGILGGGQLARMLTIAAGRLGYHTHVFEPEEDCPAAPLTSARTTAGWDDMAALDAFAEAIDVATYEFENVPTAALDRIERRCAVLPGRHALAVSQDRVDEKQFLNDLGLPTASWAAVDDVPGLTTALAAIGAPAILKTRRMGYDGKGQVRLKDDAPAAAEAALAELGGAPCILEGMVDFDSEISVIVARAGDGSVSAYDPGTNEHRGGILRLTTVPCGQPERVVTDAVLMAAKIVTSLEYVGVMGVEMFVTKGGLMVNEIAPRVHNSGHWTQAGAAVCQFEQHVRAIAGLPLGDGQRHADVVMENLIGDDIERIPTLLAERDTQIHLYGKSEVRPGRKMGHVNRVTRRRD; translated from the coding sequence ATGAGCAGCCTTGAGTTTCCGACCGCTGCGCTGCGCCCGGGCGGCGTAATCGGCATTCTCGGCGGCGGACAGCTGGCGCGTATGTTGACAATTGCGGCCGGACGGCTGGGTTATCACACCCATGTGTTCGAGCCGGAGGAGGATTGTCCCGCTGCGCCCCTGACTTCGGCCCGCACCACCGCTGGCTGGGACGACATGGCGGCGCTGGATGCCTTTGCCGAGGCGATCGACGTTGCGACCTACGAGTTCGAGAACGTCCCGACCGCGGCCCTCGATCGGATTGAACGGCGCTGCGCGGTCCTGCCCGGCCGCCACGCCCTGGCGGTCAGCCAGGACCGGGTGGACGAAAAGCAGTTCCTGAACGATCTGGGCCTGCCCACGGCCTCGTGGGCGGCGGTGGATGACGTGCCCGGCCTGACGACGGCGCTGGCCGCCATTGGCGCGCCCGCGATCCTCAAGACCCGGCGGATGGGCTACGACGGCAAGGGTCAGGTGCGGCTCAAGGACGACGCGCCGGCTGCGGCCGAGGCGGCCCTGGCAGAGCTTGGCGGCGCACCCTGCATCCTTGAAGGCATGGTTGATTTCGACAGTGAAATCAGCGTGATCGTCGCACGTGCGGGCGATGGCTCGGTATCGGCCTATGACCCCGGAACGAACGAGCATCGCGGCGGCATCCTGCGCCTGACGACCGTGCCCTGCGGCCAGCCCGAACGGGTCGTGACTGACGCAGTGCTGATGGCGGCCAAGATCGTCACCTCGCTCGAGTATGTTGGCGTCATGGGCGTCGAGATGTTCGTCACCAAGGGCGGTCTGATGGTCAACGAGATCGCCCCGCGGGTCCACAACAGTGGCCATTGGACACAGGCCGGCGCGGCGGTTTGCCAGTTCGAGCAGCATGTGCGCGCCATCGCCGGCCTGCCGCTGGGCGACGGTCAGCGCCATGCCGACGTGGTAATGGAGAACCTGATCGGCGACGACATCGAGCGGATCCCGACCCTGCTGGCCGAGCGTGACACCCAGATCCACCTCTACGGCAAATCCGAGGTGCGTCCGGGCCGCAAGATGGGCCATGTCAACCGCGTCACCCGTCGCAGGGACTGA
- a CDS encoding Hsp20 family protein produces MSRIAIATHPTLLGFDQLERLAERASKGAEGYPPYNIEHIQPDGFRITLAVAGFAEDDLSITLEDRQLIVRGRQATEPEAEGRTFLHRGIAARAFQRSFVLADGVEVGSARLENGLLHVDLTRRVPEQIVQTIPISRP; encoded by the coding sequence ATGAGCCGTATTGCCATCGCAACCCACCCGACGTTGCTGGGCTTTGATCAGCTGGAACGGCTGGCCGAACGCGCCTCCAAGGGGGCCGAGGGTTATCCGCCCTACAATATCGAACATATCCAGCCCGACGGGTTCCGCATCACGCTGGCCGTCGCCGGCTTTGCCGAGGACGATCTGTCGATCACGCTTGAGGATCGGCAGTTGATCGTGCGCGGCCGGCAGGCCACGGAACCAGAGGCCGAGGGCCGGACTTTCCTGCACCGCGGCATCGCTGCGCGGGCATTTCAACGCAGCTTTGTGCTCGCCGATGGTGTCGAGGTCGGGTCGGCCCGCCTTGAAAACGGCCTGCTGCACGTCGATCTGACGCGCCGGGTGCCCGAACAGATCGTCCAGACCATTCCGATCAGCCGTCCATGA
- a CDS encoding glycosyltransferase family A protein: protein MSAVVISLTTIPPRLPLIAETLHDLLAQTARIDEIRLYLPRKHRRFPLCEAQIPQLPKGVRLCLIDEDWGPATKVLPAARELRGQDVELIFCDDDQRYAPDWAAHFLAARADHPRACLVGLGYDLEHRPRGLRYFPAREGGPLPRARRIEKGLGYRVRRALSLGRWRPRHYTASGYVDILQGYRGAMIRPDFLPETAWDIPDVLWTVDDPWLSGQMLANGVPIWLVAGCPGGRETAAARTEGLRQMIYQDHGRREADSLAIEYFRHHYGLWPDRKPPQSLSASIPIPRIRGREPAEAPAE, encoded by the coding sequence ATGTCCGCAGTCGTCATCAGCCTGACTACCATCCCGCCCCGCCTGCCGCTTATCGCCGAGACTTTGCACGACCTGCTGGCCCAGACCGCGCGCATCGACGAAATCCGCCTCTACCTGCCGCGCAAGCACCGCCGCTTTCCGCTGTGCGAGGCGCAGATTCCGCAGCTGCCCAAGGGCGTGCGCCTGTGCCTGATAGACGAGGACTGGGGACCGGCGACCAAGGTGCTACCCGCCGCGCGTGAGTTGCGCGGCCAAGATGTCGAACTGATTTTTTGCGATGACGACCAGCGATACGCCCCCGATTGGGCGGCCCATTTCCTCGCCGCCCGCGCCGATCACCCGCGCGCCTGCCTGGTCGGCCTTGGTTATGACCTGGAGCACCGCCCGCGGGGCTTGCGCTATTTTCCCGCGCGGGAAGGCGGCCCCTTGCCCCGCGCCCGGCGGATCGAAAAGGGACTGGGCTACAGGGTGCGCCGCGCCCTTAGCCTCGGCCGATGGCGGCCGCGGCATTATACTGCCAGCGGCTATGTCGACATTCTGCAAGGCTATCGCGGCGCCATGATCCGGCCCGATTTTCTGCCCGAGACCGCCTGGGACATTCCGGATGTGCTGTGGACCGTCGATGATCCATGGCTATCGGGCCAGATGCTCGCCAATGGCGTGCCGATCTGGCTGGTCGCAGGCTGTCCGGGCGGGCGCGAGACCGCGGCCGCCCGCACCGAGGGCCTGCGCCAGATGATCTATCAGGACCACGGCCGTCGCGAGGCGGACAGCCTGGCCATCGAATATTTCCGCCACCACTACGGCCTGTGGCCCGACCGCAAACCGCCCCAGTCCTTGAGCGCGTCAATTCCGATCCCGCGCATCCGAGGGCGGGAACCGGCAGAGGCGCCGGCGGAATAG
- a CDS encoding DUF1150 family protein, with product MNMKHDFTPETLGNIVYIRPVAVDSLPKDVREQAPGIATLYAVHGPDGERLALVRERDMAFVLARQNDLAPVSVH from the coding sequence ATGAACATGAAACATGATTTCACGCCCGAGACGCTCGGGAACATCGTCTACATTCGCCCGGTCGCGGTGGATTCACTGCCCAAGGACGTGCGAGAGCAGGCCCCCGGAATCGCCACCCTTTACGCGGTCCACGGCCCCGACGGCGAGCGCTTGGCCTTGGTGCGCGAGCGCGACATGGCCTTTGTTCTGGCCCGCCAGAACGATCTGGCCCCGGTCAGCGTCCACTGA
- a CDS encoding NUDIX domain-containing protein: MRLRLAVRAAILDAWGRLLVVNAYPGAQSDLWCLPGGGVEADQSLSQNLSREVAEETGLSITVGAPILVNEFHSDAHGFRQVDLVFRATVIGDAIVRMGDPEGVVDRFRWVTQTELARLRHKPSSLADAVWGGGEALHDPDELIVA; the protein is encoded by the coding sequence ATGCGGCTGCGGCTGGCGGTGCGCGCGGCGATCCTCGACGCGTGGGGCCGGCTGCTGGTGGTTAACGCCTATCCCGGCGCGCAATCGGATCTGTGGTGCCTGCCCGGCGGCGGGGTCGAGGCCGACCAGTCGCTGAGCCAGAACCTCTCGCGGGAGGTGGCCGAGGAGACTGGGCTCTCCATCACCGTCGGCGCGCCGATCCTGGTGAACGAATTTCACAGCGATGCACATGGTTTTCGTCAGGTCGATTTGGTCTTTCGCGCGACGGTAATCGGCGATGCAATCGTCCGCATGGGCGATCCCGAGGGCGTGGTGGACCGTTTCCGATGGGTGACCCAGACCGAGTTGGCTAGGCTGCGGCACAAGCCGTCCAGCCTTGCCGATGCCGTCTGGGGCGGGGGCGAAGCCCTGCACGACCCCGACGAGCTAATTGTCGCCTGA
- the trxB gene encoding thioredoxin-disulfide reductase has translation MSDQTARHVRLLIIGSGPAGYTAGVYAARAMLQPLLIQGIQPGGQLTITTDVENWIGDLSVQGPDLMARMEAHAREMGTEIVSDVVTELDLFKRPFRAVCDSGLVVTADAVVLATGAQARWLGLESEQRLQGFGVSACATCDGFFYRGKQVVVVGGGNTAVEEALFLTNFATKVTLVHRRDSLRAERVMQQRLFNHPKIEVIWNAEVDEILGGGQPQGVTGVQLRSTVDGTTQVLPADGVFIAIGHAPASELVKDQLELHDGGYVVVEPGSTRTSVPGVFAAGDLTDHIYRQAVTSAGMGCMAALDAERWLSEQEAEAGVPADVAPAASEVAIA, from the coding sequence ATGTCTGACCAGACAGCCCGCCACGTCCGCCTGCTCATCATCGGCTCCGGTCCCGCCGGCTATACCGCCGGAGTCTACGCCGCGCGCGCCATGCTGCAGCCGCTGCTGATCCAAGGCATCCAGCCGGGCGGACAACTGACCATCACCACGGATGTCGAGAACTGGATCGGCGATCTGTCAGTCCAGGGCCCCGACCTGATGGCCCGGATGGAAGCCCATGCCCGCGAGATGGGCACCGAAATCGTCTCCGACGTCGTGACCGAGCTGGACCTCTTCAAGCGCCCGTTCCGCGCGGTTTGCGACAGCGGCTTGGTGGTCACGGCGGATGCGGTGGTCCTGGCGACCGGCGCGCAGGCCCGGTGGCTGGGGCTGGAGAGCGAGCAGCGGCTGCAGGGGTTTGGCGTCAGCGCTTGTGCGACCTGCGACGGTTTTTTCTATCGCGGCAAGCAGGTCGTGGTCGTCGGCGGCGGCAACACCGCGGTCGAGGAGGCGCTGTTCCTGACCAATTTCGCGACCAAGGTGACCCTGGTCCACCGCCGCGACAGCCTGCGGGCCGAGCGCGTGATGCAGCAGCGCCTGTTCAACCATCCCAAGATCGAGGTGATCTGGAACGCCGAGGTGGACGAGATCCTTGGCGGTGGCCAGCCGCAGGGGGTGACGGGGGTCCAGCTGCGCTCCACCGTCGATGGGACGACCCAGGTGCTGCCGGCGGATGGCGTGTTTATCGCGATCGGCCACGCCCCTGCCTCCGAGCTCGTCAAGGATCAGTTGGAGTTGCACGACGGCGGTTATGTGGTGGTGGAGCCCGGCAGTACTCGCACCTCGGTCCCCGGAGTTTTCGCGGCGGGCGATCTGACCGACCATATCTATCGCCAGGCGGTCACAAGCGCCGGGATGGGGTGCATGGCCGCGTTGGACGCGGAACGCTGGCTGTCCGAGCAGGAAGCGGAGGCAGGCGTGCCCGCCGACGTGGCGCCGGCCGCGAGCGAAGTGGCAATCGCCTGA